The genomic region GGATTATTCCAATCTCCAAATAATTCATTAGTAATGTCCGCTGTGAACAGAAATAAACTTGGAATTGCAGGAAGTGTAAATGCGCTGGTAAGAAATATCGGAATGAGTGTCGGCATAGCTATAGCTACTACACTTTTATACAGCAGAATGAGTTCCAAAGCAGGATACAGAGTTTTGACCTACATCGAAGAAAATGATAATATATTTTTATACGGAATGAGATATGTTTATACAATAGCCGGAATATTATGTATAATAGGAGCAATCATAACATTCATAAGATTTCGTAACCAAAAAGGAAATATCAATAATGCAAAATTGAACGCATCATAAAACCATCTGACAGAAAATACTTGTAATTTATTATAAAATGTTCTAAATAATCAGAAATAAAAAAATAAAGAGATCGGAGGTAATTTTATGAGTTTGAATGCAGCACAAAAAAAGCAGACCAGCATAGAATTACATGAAAATTATAAAATATCCGGATTAACATCGGAAGATATTCAGGCATATTTAGGTTTAAACGCAGACCAGCTGGAAAGTACAATGAATATCGCTCCGGGTTCAGATCCCACTACTATATGGCGTTTACGTGACTATATGGAAGATAAAATCAAAGAACAAGGAAAGACGCCCTATCCGTACTCGATACTTATTGAAAACATTTATTTTCCTTTATTTTCCTTATAAATAAAAAGGGAGGGATTCATGAGAATCAAAATAGCTGGTATAATGATAATGCTTGTTACGATTGCCTGCGGTAAAATTGAAGAAGGAAAAAATTTCAGTTTATACTCGGCAAATAAAATTTCAAAAAAGTCAGA from Sebaldella sp. S0638 harbors:
- a CDS encoding DUF2316 family protein, which codes for MSLNAAQKKQTSIELHENYKISGLTSEDIQAYLGLNADQLESTMNIAPGSDPTTIWRLRDYMEDKIKEQGKTPYPYSILIENIYFPLFSL